The following are encoded in a window of Sminthopsis crassicaudata isolate SCR6 chromosome 3, ASM4859323v1, whole genome shotgun sequence genomic DNA:
- the LOC141559907 gene encoding LOW QUALITY PROTEIN: olfactory receptor 51V1-like (The sequence of the model RefSeq protein was modified relative to this genomic sequence to represent the inferred CDS: inserted 1 base in 1 codon; deleted 1 base in 1 codon) translates to MYASSGYNFSTSTFLLTGFPGMEQSYVWIAIPFSSIYAMVLLGNCMILHVIRTEQSLHEPMFYFLAMLALTDLCMGLSTVHTVLGILWGLSSDISLDACIGQSYFIHGLSFMESSVLLAMSFDRYIAICNPLHYSSILTDARIIKIGVAILIRSFLFITPXFNYCQPHVVSHSCLHQDLLRLTCSDIRFNSFYALGLVICTLLLDSVLILVSYVLILKSVLAIPSWDERLKSFQTCVSHICAVLVFYIPIISLTMVHRFGKHLSPIVHVLMGNIYILFPPFINPIIYSVKTQQIRSRILGFVINRLFSWQKY, encoded by the exons ATGTATGCTTCATCTGGATACAACTTCAGCACCTCTACCTTTCTCCTCACAGGCTTCCCAGGCATGGAACAGTCATATGTGTGGATCGCCATCCCCTTCTCCTCCATCTATGCCATGGTTCTCCTTGGGAATTGTATGATACTCCATGTGATCCGCACTGAACAGAGTCTGCATGAACCCATGTTTTATTTCCTAGCCATGCTGGCCCTCACTGACCTGTGCATGGGGCTGTCCACTGTGCATACAGTGTTGGGGATCCTATGGGGACTCAGCAGTGACATCAGTTTGGATGCCTGTATTGGCCAGTCTTATTTTATTCATGGTCTGTCCTTTATGGAATCTTCTGTCCTCCTTGCCATGTCCTTTGATCGTTACATTGCAATCTGCAATCCACTGCATTACTCCTCTATCTTGACTGATGCCAGAATAATCAAAATTGGGGTGGCCATTTTAATCAGGAGCTTCCTATTTATCACTC TTTTCAATTACTGTCAGCCCCATGTTGTCTCTCATTCCTGTCTGCATCAGGACCTGCTCCGCTTGACCTGCTCTGACATCCGCTTTAACAGCTTCTATGCATTGGGGTTAGTGATTTGCACTCTATTGTTAGACTCTGTCCTTATCCTTGTTTCTTATGTCCTTATTCTCAAATCTGTCTTGGCAATTCCATCTTGGGATGAAAGACTCAAATCTTTTCAGACCTGTGTCTCTCACATCTGTGCTGTCCTAGTCTTTTACATCCCCATTATCAGCCTGACTATGGTGCACCGTTTTGGCAAGCACCTCTCCCCTATAGTGCATGTCCTTATGggtaatatttatattctttttccacCCTTTATTAACCCAATTATATACAGTGTCAAGACCCAGCAGATTCGAAGCAGGATACTAGGATTTGTA ATAAATAGGCTCTTTTCATGGCAAAAGTACTGA
- the LOC141559908 gene encoding olfactory receptor 51V1-like produces the protein MSTQPGYNFSASTFLLTGFPGMEQSYVWIAIPFSSIYAMVLLGNCMILHVIRTEQSLHEPMFYFLAMLALTDLCMGLSTVHTVLGILWGLSSDISLDACIGQSYFIHGLSFMESSVLLAMSFDRYIAICNPLHYSSILTDARIIKIGVAILIRSFLFITPAIILLKFFNYCRPHVLSHSFCLHQDLLRLTCSDIRFNSFYALGLVICTLLLDSVLILISYVLILKSVLAIASRDERLKSFQTCVSHICAVLVFYIPIISLTMVHRFGKHLSPIVHVLMGNIYILFPPLMNPVIYSIKTQQIRSRIQRLFSGQRL, from the coding sequence atgtcTACTCAACCTGGTTACAACTTCAGTGCCTCTACCTTCCTCCTCACAGGCTTCCCAGGCATGGAACAGTCATATGTGTGGATCGCCATCCCCTTCTCCTCCATCTATGCCATGGTTCTCCTTGGGAATTGTATGATACTCCATGTGATCCGCACTGAACAGAGTCTGCATGAACCCATGTTTTATTTCCTAGCCATGCTGGCCCTCACTGACCTGTGCATGGGGCTGTCCACTGTGCATACAGTGTTGGGGATCCTATGGGGACTCAGCAGTGACATCAGTTTGGATGCCTGTATTGGCCAGTCTTATTTTATTCATGGTCTGTCCTTTATGGAATCTTCTGTCCTCCTTGCCATGTCCTTTGATCGTTACATTGCAATCTGCAATCCACTGCATTACTCCTCTATCTTGACTGATGCCAGAATAATCAAAATTGGGGTGGCCATTTTAATCAGGAGCTTCCTATTTATCACTCCTGCTATCATCCTCCTAAAGTTTTTCAATTACTGTCGGCCCCATGTTCTCTCTCACTCCTTCTGTCTGCATCAGGACCTGCTCCGCTTGACCTGCTCTGACATCCGCTTTAACAGCTTCTATGCATTGGGGTTAGTGATTTGCACTCTATTGTTAGACTCTGTCCTTATCCTTATTTCTTATGTCCTTATTCTCAAATCTGTCTTAGCAATTGCATCTCGGGATGAAAGACTCAAATCTTTTCAGACCTGTGTCTCTCACATCTGTGCTGTCCTAGTCTTTTACATCCCCATTATCAGCCTGACTATGGTGCACCGTTTTGGCAAGCACCTCTCCCCTATAGTGCATGTCCTTATGGGTAatatttatattctctttccACCTTTAATGAACCCAGTTATCTACAGTATCAAGACACAGCAGATTCGTAGCAGAATACAGAGGCTCTTTTCAGGGCAAAGGCTCTGA